One Microbacterium sp. No. 7 genomic window carries:
- the uvrC gene encoding excinuclease ABC subunit UvrC, which yields MASPLPYKPKPGEIPTSPGVYRFRDAQGRVLYVGKAKNLRARLSNYFAPLHTLHERTRRMVTTAASVEWTVVPTDVDALQLEYTWIQEYSPPFNVRYKDDKSYPYMAVTLADEAPRVIVTRNRRIKGAKYFGPYPKVWAVHDTIDLMIKVFPIRTCSDSSYKKAMASGRPCFPGQIGRCGGPCSMRVTIEEHRAIVDDFVAFMSGSDQRFTRELTARMHEAAAVFDYESAAMYRDKLQSIEAVLSKSALVLSEDTDADLFGIAEDELSAAVQHFIVRGGRVRGVRASTIDKELDISGAELVDQVLQRAYGDATDIPRQVLVPQLPEDAAEIEQWLAAHRGSRVTVQVAQRGAKAELMRTATVNAQQALLLHKTRRTSDYTARTKALTDLQEALGLDEAPLRIEGFDVSHLGGTNVVASMVVFEDGLARKDQYRSFGITETTDDTDSLYQVLTRRLARLDDEESPVAVAEEETEGSARRRPRFAYRPQLLVVDGGKPQVEAAARALHDAGHDEIALCGIAKRLEEVWLPGEDFPVILPRTSEALYLLQRLRDEAHRFAITHQRRRRKRDITTVLSEVPGLGQARITALLRHFGSVAKLRAATPEQLEELPGIGPALAAAVHAHLADPRAPGTD from the coding sequence ATGGCATCCCCCCTGCCCTACAAGCCGAAGCCGGGGGAGATCCCGACCTCTCCCGGCGTCTACCGCTTCCGCGACGCGCAGGGGCGCGTGCTCTACGTCGGCAAGGCCAAGAACCTGCGCGCCCGGCTCTCGAACTACTTCGCCCCGCTGCACACGCTGCACGAGCGCACGCGCCGCATGGTCACGACGGCCGCCTCGGTCGAATGGACCGTCGTCCCGACCGACGTCGACGCGCTGCAGCTGGAGTACACCTGGATCCAGGAGTACTCGCCGCCCTTCAACGTGCGCTACAAGGACGACAAGTCCTACCCCTACATGGCGGTGACGCTCGCCGACGAGGCGCCGCGCGTCATCGTGACGCGCAACCGGCGCATCAAGGGCGCGAAGTACTTCGGCCCGTACCCCAAGGTCTGGGCCGTGCACGACACGATCGACCTGATGATCAAGGTCTTCCCGATCCGCACGTGCAGCGACTCCTCGTACAAGAAGGCGATGGCCAGCGGCCGGCCCTGCTTCCCCGGCCAGATCGGCCGCTGCGGCGGGCCGTGCTCGATGCGCGTCACGATCGAGGAGCACCGGGCGATCGTCGACGACTTCGTCGCCTTCATGTCCGGCAGCGACCAGCGCTTCACCCGCGAGCTCACGGCCCGCATGCACGAGGCGGCCGCCGTCTTCGACTACGAGAGCGCCGCGATGTACCGCGACAAGCTGCAGTCGATCGAGGCCGTGCTCAGCAAGAGCGCGCTCGTGCTGAGCGAAGACACGGATGCCGATCTCTTCGGCATCGCCGAGGACGAGCTGTCGGCGGCCGTGCAGCACTTCATCGTGCGCGGCGGCCGGGTGCGCGGCGTGCGCGCCAGCACGATCGACAAGGAGCTCGACATCTCGGGCGCCGAGCTCGTCGACCAGGTGCTGCAGCGCGCCTACGGCGACGCGACCGACATCCCGCGGCAGGTGCTCGTGCCCCAGCTGCCCGAGGACGCCGCCGAGATCGAGCAGTGGCTCGCGGCGCACCGCGGATCCCGCGTGACCGTGCAGGTCGCCCAGCGCGGCGCCAAGGCCGAGCTCATGCGCACCGCGACCGTCAACGCGCAGCAGGCGCTGCTGCTGCACAAGACCCGCCGCACGAGCGACTACACGGCGCGCACCAAGGCCCTCACCGACCTGCAGGAGGCCCTCGGCCTCGACGAGGCGCCCCTGCGCATCGAGGGGTTCGACGTGTCGCACCTCGGCGGCACCAACGTCGTCGCCTCGATGGTCGTGTTCGAGGACGGGCTGGCCCGCAAGGACCAGTACCGCTCGTTCGGCATCACCGAGACCACCGACGACACCGACTCGCTCTACCAGGTGCTGACCCGCCGTCTCGCCCGGCTCGACGACGAGGAGAGCCCGGTCGCCGTCGCCGAAGAGGAGACCGAGGGCTCGGCCCGCCGGCGCCCGCGGTTCGCGTACCGCCCGCAGCTGCTCGTCGTCGACGGCGGCAAGCCGCAGGTCGAGGCCGCCGCCCGCGCCCTGCACGACGCGGGGCACGACGAGATCGCGCTGTGCGGCATCGCCAAGCGGCTCGAGGAGGTATGGCTCCCCGGCGAGGACTTCCCCGTGATCCTGCCCCGCACGTCCGAGGCGCTCTACCTCCTGCAGCGCCTGCGCGACGAGGCGCACCGGTTCGCCATCACGCATCAGCGCCGTCGCCGCAAGCGCGACATCACGACCGTGCTGAGCGAGGTCCCCGGCCTCGGCCAGGCGCGGATCACGGCGCTGCTGCGCCACTTCGGGTCGGTCGCGAAGCTGCGCGCCGCGACGCCCGAGCAGCTCGAGGAGCTGCCGGGCATCGGGCCGGCGCTCGCCGCCGCGGTGCACGCGCATCTGGCCGACCCCCGGGCGCCCGGCACTGACTAG
- a CDS encoding MarR family winged helix-turn-helix transcriptional regulator, producing the protein MDPRDELLRLENQLCFAIVTAARNVVSIYRPILEPLGLTHPQYLVMLALWESAPRSLGELAEELAMEPATLSPLVKRLEAQGRVTRTRRAADERVLEIGLTDDGRALRTQALSVPEQVMAHVGMDAAQLAAVRDGLAPFAGRRSP; encoded by the coding sequence ATGGACCCGCGCGACGAGCTGCTGAGGCTCGAGAACCAGCTGTGCTTCGCGATCGTCACGGCCGCGCGCAACGTCGTCTCGATCTACCGGCCCATCCTCGAGCCGCTCGGCCTCACCCACCCGCAGTACCTCGTCATGCTCGCCCTCTGGGAGAGCGCGCCCCGCTCGCTCGGCGAGCTCGCCGAGGAGCTCGCGATGGAGCCCGCGACTCTCTCGCCGCTCGTGAAGCGGCTGGAGGCCCAGGGCCGCGTCACGCGCACCCGCCGCGCCGCCGACGAGCGCGTGCTGGAGATCGGCCTCACCGACGACGGGCGCGCGCTCCGCACACAGGCTCTGAGCGTGCCCGAGCAGGTCATGGCGCACGTGGGGATGGACGCCGCGCAGCTCGCCGCGGTGCGCGACGGGCTCGCTCCGTTCGCGGGCCGTCGTTCGCCCTGA
- the uvrA gene encoding excinuclease ABC subunit UvrA, with product MPIVPVASASKLSVRGARVHNLKNVDLDIPRDALVVFTGLSGSGKSSLAFDTIFAEGQRRYVESLSAYARQFLGQVDRPDVDFIEGLSPAVSIDQKSTNRNPRSTVGTITEIHDYMRLLWARIGVPHCPECGERIQRQTVQQIADQLAELPERTRYQIVAPVVTQKKGEFVDLFKELSAKGYARAVVDGELVQLAEPPALKKSYKHDIAVVVDRLVAAPDLLGRITDSVETALGLAGGIVQVNFVDEEGDAAWQSFSEKLACPNGHPLQLTEIEPRTFSFNAPFGACPACSGLGTRMSVDVDLMLGDEELSIAEGVILPWTTQGKGLYQYYERLLQGLADDLAFDLDTPWRDLRVDVQQAVLHGENYKVTVKWRNKYGREMRYSSGFEGVVPYIERQYLQAESDTQRQRWAEYLREVPCPVCDGARLKPEVLAVLVHGHSIAEASNLSLAEAHAFFADLQLTDREAKIAAQVLREIRLRLDFLIQVGLTYLNLSRSAGSLSGGEAQRIRLATQIGSGLTGVLYVLDEPSIGLHQRDNRRLIETLLRLKSLGNTLIVVEHDEETVQAADWIVDIGPRAGVDGGEVVHSGPLGALLDDERSITGAYLSGRRSIATPAKRRKIDRKRQISVVGARENNLKNVSVDFPLGVLTAVTGVSGSGKSSLVNDILYEVLAARLNGARTVPGKHTRVTGLEHLDKVVHVDQAPIGRTPRSNPATYTGVFDRIRTLFSETPEAKARGYQPGRFSFNVKGGRCEACSGDGTIKIEMNFLPDVYVDCEVCHGKRYNRDTLSVHYKGKNIAEVLEMPIAEAAEFFEPIQAIHRYLKTLVDVGLGYVRLGQSATTLSGGEAQRVKLATELQRRSNGRSIYVLDEPTTGLHFEDVSRLLEVLNGLVDKGNSVIVIEHNLDVIKSADWVIDLGPEGGSGGGEIIATGTPEQVAKAEGSHTGAFLAEILPAAASTRSSRRAS from the coding sequence GTGCCGATCGTCCCTGTTGCCTCAGCCTCGAAACTCAGCGTCCGCGGAGCCCGCGTCCACAACCTCAAGAACGTGGATCTCGACATCCCGCGCGATGCGCTCGTGGTGTTCACGGGTCTCTCCGGGTCGGGCAAGTCGAGCCTCGCGTTCGACACGATCTTCGCCGAGGGCCAGCGCCGCTACGTCGAGTCGCTGAGCGCGTACGCGCGTCAGTTCCTGGGCCAGGTCGACCGTCCCGACGTCGACTTCATCGAGGGACTGTCGCCCGCGGTCAGCATCGACCAGAAGTCGACCAACCGCAACCCGCGCTCGACCGTCGGCACGATCACCGAGATCCACGACTACATGCGCCTGCTGTGGGCGCGCATCGGCGTGCCGCACTGCCCCGAGTGCGGCGAGCGCATCCAGCGGCAGACCGTGCAGCAGATCGCCGACCAGCTCGCGGAGCTGCCCGAGCGCACGCGCTACCAGATCGTCGCGCCGGTCGTCACGCAGAAGAAGGGCGAGTTCGTCGACCTCTTCAAGGAGCTGAGCGCGAAGGGATACGCGCGTGCCGTCGTCGACGGCGAGCTCGTGCAGCTCGCCGAGCCGCCGGCGCTGAAGAAGAGCTACAAGCACGACATCGCCGTCGTCGTCGACCGCCTCGTCGCGGCCCCCGACCTGCTCGGCCGCATCACCGACTCCGTCGAGACGGCGCTGGGTCTGGCCGGCGGCATCGTGCAGGTCAACTTCGTCGACGAGGAGGGCGACGCGGCGTGGCAGAGCTTCAGCGAGAAGCTCGCCTGCCCCAATGGGCACCCGCTGCAGCTGACCGAGATCGAGCCGCGCACCTTCTCGTTCAACGCGCCGTTCGGCGCGTGTCCCGCGTGCTCGGGCCTCGGCACGCGCATGTCGGTCGACGTCGACCTCATGCTCGGCGACGAGGAGCTCTCGATCGCCGAGGGCGTGATCCTGCCGTGGACGACGCAGGGCAAGGGTCTGTACCAGTACTACGAGCGGCTGCTGCAGGGCCTCGCCGACGACCTCGCCTTCGACCTCGACACCCCCTGGCGCGACCTGCGCGTCGACGTGCAGCAGGCCGTGCTGCACGGCGAGAACTACAAGGTCACCGTGAAGTGGCGCAACAAGTACGGCCGCGAGATGCGCTACTCGTCGGGGTTCGAGGGCGTCGTCCCCTACATCGAGCGCCAGTACCTGCAGGCCGAGTCCGACACCCAGCGCCAGCGCTGGGCCGAATACCTGCGCGAGGTGCCGTGCCCCGTCTGCGACGGCGCCCGCCTCAAGCCCGAGGTGCTCGCGGTGCTCGTGCACGGGCACTCGATCGCCGAGGCGTCGAACCTCAGCCTCGCCGAGGCGCACGCGTTCTTCGCCGACCTGCAGCTGACCGACCGCGAGGCGAAGATCGCCGCGCAGGTGCTGCGCGAGATCCGGCTGCGCCTCGACTTCCTCATCCAGGTCGGCCTCACCTACCTCAACCTGTCGCGCTCGGCCGGCTCGCTCTCGGGCGGTGAGGCGCAGCGCATCCGCCTCGCGACGCAGATCGGCTCCGGCCTCACGGGCGTGCTCTACGTGCTCGACGAGCCGTCGATCGGCCTGCATCAGCGCGACAACCGCCGCCTCATCGAGACGCTGCTGCGCCTGAAGAGCCTCGGCAACACCCTCATCGTCGTCGAGCACGACGAGGAGACCGTGCAGGCGGCCGACTGGATCGTCGACATCGGCCCGCGCGCGGGCGTCGACGGGGGAGAGGTCGTGCACTCCGGGCCGCTCGGCGCGCTCCTCGACGACGAGCGGTCGATCACGGGCGCCTACCTGTCCGGCCGGCGCAGCATCGCGACGCCGGCGAAGCGCCGCAAGATCGACCGGAAGCGGCAGATCAGCGTCGTCGGCGCGCGCGAGAACAACCTCAAGAACGTCTCCGTCGACTTCCCGCTCGGCGTGCTCACCGCCGTCACGGGCGTGTCGGGCTCCGGCAAGTCGTCGCTCGTCAACGACATCCTCTACGAGGTGCTCGCCGCGCGCCTCAACGGCGCCCGCACCGTCCCCGGCAAGCACACGCGCGTCACGGGACTGGAGCACCTCGACAAGGTCGTGCACGTCGACCAGGCGCCGATCGGCCGCACGCCGCGGTCGAACCCCGCCACCTACACGGGCGTGTTCGACCGCATCCGCACCCTGTTCAGCGAGACGCCCGAGGCCAAGGCGCGCGGCTACCAGCCGGGCCGCTTCAGCTTCAACGTCAAGGGCGGCCGCTGCGAGGCCTGCTCGGGCGACGGCACGATCAAGATCGAGATGAACTTCCTGCCCGACGTCTACGTCGACTGCGAGGTCTGCCACGGCAAGCGCTACAACCGCGACACGCTGAGCGTGCACTACAAGGGCAAGAACATCGCCGAGGTGCTGGAGATGCCGATCGCCGAGGCGGCGGAGTTCTTCGAGCCGATCCAGGCGATCCACCGCTATCTCAAGACGCTCGTCGACGTGGGCCTCGGCTACGTGCGCCTGGGCCAGTCGGCCACGACGCTCTCGGGCGGCGAGGCGCAGCGCGTCAAGCTCGCGACCGAGCTGCAGCGCCGGTCGAACGGGCGCAGCATCTACGTGCTCGACGAGCCGACGACGGGCCTGCACTTCGAAGACGTCAGCCGCCTGCTCGAGGTGCTGAACGGCCTCGTCGACAAGGGCAACTCCGTCATCGTCATCGAGCACAACCTCGACGTCATCAAGTCGGCCGACTGGGTCATCGACCTCGGGCCCGAGGGCGGCTCGGGCGGCGGCGAGATCATCGCGACCGGCACGCCCGAGCAGGTCGCGAAGGCCGAGGGGAGCCACACGGGCGCGTTCCTCGCCGAGATCCTGCCGGCCGCCGCCTCGACGCGATCGTCGCGCAGGGCGAGCTGA